A stretch of Pogona vitticeps strain Pit_001003342236 chromosome 5, PviZW2.1, whole genome shotgun sequence DNA encodes these proteins:
- the SRPK2 gene encoding SRSF protein kinase 2 isoform X11, whose protein sequence is MDVRTTAQKSEIKQKIELLMSVNSEKSSSSERPEPQQKVPSAPPPPPPPPPPPPPLPEPAPPEPEEEILGSDDEEQEDPADYCKGGYHPVKIGDLFNGRYHVIRKLGWGHFSTVWLCWDMQGKRFVAMKVVKSAQHYTETALDEIKLLKCVRESDPNDPNKDMVVQLIDDFKISGMNGIHVCMVFEVLGHHLLKWIIKSNYQGLPIRCVKSIIQQVLQGLDYLHSKCKIIHTDIKPENILMCVDDTYVRRMAAEATEWQKAGAPPPSGSAVSTAPQQKPIGKISKNKKKKLKKKQKRQAELLEKRLQEIEELEREAERKKIEENITSIVSSNEQEDEYHPEVKLKTVELEEVADEEPGNEDGETEDQDEKEDTEKENTEKDDDVEQDLVNSESTEPAWIESPKTNGHVINGPFLLEEQLEDDDEEEEECPNAEQYNLDEPNAKSDYTYSSPYEQFNGELPNGRHKIAESQFSEFSASVFPGGLDSVACGSAVSEESTITEREESIPSHDRSRTVSASSTGDLPKTKTRAADLLVNPLDPRNADKIRVKIADLGNACWVHKHFTEDIQTRQYRSIEVLIGAGYSTPADIWSTACMAFELATGDYLFEPHSGEDYSRDEDHIAHIIELLGNIPRHFALSGKYSREFFNRRGELRHITKLKPWSLFDVLVEKYGWPQEDAAEFTDFLIPMLEMVPEKRASAGECLRHPWLNS, encoded by the exons GCCAGAGCCTCAACAAAAAGTTCcttctgcaccaccaccacctcctcctccaccaccacctcctccacctCTCCCAGAGCCAGCACCACCGGAACCAGAGGAGGAAATTCTGGGATCTGATGATGAAGAGCAAGAAGATCCTGCAGATTATTGCAAAG gaGGCTATCATCCAGTGAAAATTGGAGATCTTTTCAATGGCCGGTACCATGTCATCAGGAAGTTAGGATGGGGACACTTTTCTACTGTCTGGCTATGCTGGGATATGCA ggggaaacgGTTTGTTGCAATGAAGGTTGTGAAAAGTGCGCAACACtatacagagacagccttggatGAAATAAAGTTGCTTAAATGT GTCCGTGAAAGTGACCCTAATGATCCAAATAAAGACATGGTTGTACAGTTAATTGATGACTTTAAAATTTCTGGAATGAATGGAATTC ATGTCTGTATGGTTTTCGAAGTCCTTGgacatcatcttttaaaatggatAATTAAGTCCAACTATCAGGGCCTTCCTATCCGTTGTGTGAAAAGTATAATACAACAG GTATTGCAGGGCTTAGATTATCTTCATAGCAAATGTAAGATCATCCATACGGATATCAAACCAGAAAACATCTTGATGTGCGTGGATGACACCTATGTCCGTAGAATGGCTGCAGAAGCTACCGAGTGGCAGAAGGCTggtgctcctcctccttctggctcAGCAG TGAGTACAGCTCCACAGCAAAAGCCT ATTGGAAAGATatctaaaaacaaaaagaagaaactgaaaaaaaagcaaaagaggcAAGCTGAGTTGTTAGAAAAGCGTTTGCAGGAAATAGAAGAACTGGAGcgagaagcagagaggaaaaaaatagaagaaaatataaCCTCTATTGTATCATCTAATGAACAAGAGGATGAATACCACCCAGAAGTCAAGCTAAAAACTGTAGAGTTAGAGGAGGTAGCAGATGAAGAACCTGGGAATGAGGATG GTGAAACAGAAGATCAAGATGAAAAAGaagacacagaaaaagaaaatacagagaaAGATGATGATGTTGAACAAGACCTTGTCAACTCCGAGTCCACGGAGCCTGCTTGGATAGAATCCCCTAAAACCAATGGCCATGTTATAAACGGTCCTTTCTTATTGGAAGAACAGttagaagatgatgatgaagaagaagaggaatgcCCAAATGCTGAGCAATATAATCTTGATGAGCCAAATGCAAAAAGTGATTACACTTACAGTAGCCCTTATGAACAATTTAATGGTGAATTGCCAAATGGACGTCATAAAATTGCTGAATCACAGTTTTCGGAATTCTCGGCTTCTGTATTTCCTGGAGGTTTAGATTCTGTAGCTTGTGGTTCTGCTGTTTCTGAAGAGTCAACTATAACTGAAAGAGAGGAAAGTATTCCTTCGCATGATAGGAGCAGGACAGTTTCAGCATCTAGTACTGGAGATTTGCCAAAaa CAAAAACTCGTGCAGCTGACCTACTGGTGAATCCACTTGATCCAAGAAATGCAGATAAAATTAGAGTTAAAATTGCTGACCTGGGAAACGCTTGCTGGGTG cATAAACATTTCACAGAAGACATCCAGACACGACAATATAGATCAATAGAGGTTTTAATAGGAGCAGGTTACAGCACACCTGCTGATATCTGGAGCACAGCATGCATG GCATTTGAGCTAGCAACCGGTGATTATTTGTTTGAACCCCATTCCGGtgaagattattccagagatgagg ACCACATAGCACACATCATAGAGCTGCTAGGCAATATCCCAAGGCACTTTGCTCTATCTGGAAAATATTCTCGGGAATTCTTCAATCGCAGAG gAGAACTTCGACACATTACCAAACTGAAACCTTGGAGCCTCTTTGATGTTCTCGTGGAGAAGTATGGTTGGCCTCAGGAGGATGCTGCAGAGTTTACAGATTTCCTGATTCCAATGCTAGAAATGGTTCCGGAAAAACGAGCCTCAGCTGGTGAATGCCTTCGGCACCCTTGGTTGAATTCTTAG
- the SRPK2 gene encoding SRSF protein kinase 2 isoform X12: MEQSLHAVMVHTCRPEPQQKVPSAPPPPPPPPPPPPPLPEPAPPEPEEEILGSDDEEQEDPADYCKGGYHPVKIGDLFNGRYHVIRKLGWGHFSTVWLCWDMQGKRFVAMKVVKSAQHYTETALDEIKLLKCVRESDPNDPNKDMVVQLIDDFKISGMNGIHVCMVFEVLGHHLLKWIIKSNYQGLPIRCVKSIIQQVLQGLDYLHSKCKIIHTDIKPENILMCVDDTYVRRMAAEATEWQKAGAPPPSGSAVSTAPQQKPIGKISKNKKKKLKKKQKRQAELLEKRLQEIEELEREAERKKIEENITSIVSSNEQEDEYHPEVKLKTVELEEVADEEPGNEDGETEDQDEKEDTEKENTEKDDDVEQDLVNSESTEPAWIESPKTNGHVINGPFLLEEQLEDDDEEEEECPNAEQYNLDEPNAKSDYTYSSPYEQFNGELPNGRHKIAESQFSEFSASVFPGGLDSVACGSAVSEESTITEREESIPSHDRSRTVSASSTGDLPKTKTRAADLLVNPLDPRNADKIRVKIADLGNACWVHKHFTEDIQTRQYRSIEVLIGAGYSTPADIWSTACMAFELATGDYLFEPHSGEDYSRDEDHIAHIIELLGNIPRHFALSGKYSREFFNRRGELRHITKLKPWSLFDVLVEKYGWPQEDAAEFTDFLIPMLEMVPEKRASAGECLRHPWLNS; the protein is encoded by the exons GCCAGAGCCTCAACAAAAAGTTCcttctgcaccaccaccacctcctcctccaccaccacctcctccacctCTCCCAGAGCCAGCACCACCGGAACCAGAGGAGGAAATTCTGGGATCTGATGATGAAGAGCAAGAAGATCCTGCAGATTATTGCAAAG gaGGCTATCATCCAGTGAAAATTGGAGATCTTTTCAATGGCCGGTACCATGTCATCAGGAAGTTAGGATGGGGACACTTTTCTACTGTCTGGCTATGCTGGGATATGCA ggggaaacgGTTTGTTGCAATGAAGGTTGTGAAAAGTGCGCAACACtatacagagacagccttggatGAAATAAAGTTGCTTAAATGT GTCCGTGAAAGTGACCCTAATGATCCAAATAAAGACATGGTTGTACAGTTAATTGATGACTTTAAAATTTCTGGAATGAATGGAATTC ATGTCTGTATGGTTTTCGAAGTCCTTGgacatcatcttttaaaatggatAATTAAGTCCAACTATCAGGGCCTTCCTATCCGTTGTGTGAAAAGTATAATACAACAG GTATTGCAGGGCTTAGATTATCTTCATAGCAAATGTAAGATCATCCATACGGATATCAAACCAGAAAACATCTTGATGTGCGTGGATGACACCTATGTCCGTAGAATGGCTGCAGAAGCTACCGAGTGGCAGAAGGCTggtgctcctcctccttctggctcAGCAG TGAGTACAGCTCCACAGCAAAAGCCT ATTGGAAAGATatctaaaaacaaaaagaagaaactgaaaaaaaagcaaaagaggcAAGCTGAGTTGTTAGAAAAGCGTTTGCAGGAAATAGAAGAACTGGAGcgagaagcagagaggaaaaaaatagaagaaaatataaCCTCTATTGTATCATCTAATGAACAAGAGGATGAATACCACCCAGAAGTCAAGCTAAAAACTGTAGAGTTAGAGGAGGTAGCAGATGAAGAACCTGGGAATGAGGATG GTGAAACAGAAGATCAAGATGAAAAAGaagacacagaaaaagaaaatacagagaaAGATGATGATGTTGAACAAGACCTTGTCAACTCCGAGTCCACGGAGCCTGCTTGGATAGAATCCCCTAAAACCAATGGCCATGTTATAAACGGTCCTTTCTTATTGGAAGAACAGttagaagatgatgatgaagaagaagaggaatgcCCAAATGCTGAGCAATATAATCTTGATGAGCCAAATGCAAAAAGTGATTACACTTACAGTAGCCCTTATGAACAATTTAATGGTGAATTGCCAAATGGACGTCATAAAATTGCTGAATCACAGTTTTCGGAATTCTCGGCTTCTGTATTTCCTGGAGGTTTAGATTCTGTAGCTTGTGGTTCTGCTGTTTCTGAAGAGTCAACTATAACTGAAAGAGAGGAAAGTATTCCTTCGCATGATAGGAGCAGGACAGTTTCAGCATCTAGTACTGGAGATTTGCCAAAaa CAAAAACTCGTGCAGCTGACCTACTGGTGAATCCACTTGATCCAAGAAATGCAGATAAAATTAGAGTTAAAATTGCTGACCTGGGAAACGCTTGCTGGGTG cATAAACATTTCACAGAAGACATCCAGACACGACAATATAGATCAATAGAGGTTTTAATAGGAGCAGGTTACAGCACACCTGCTGATATCTGGAGCACAGCATGCATG GCATTTGAGCTAGCAACCGGTGATTATTTGTTTGAACCCCATTCCGGtgaagattattccagagatgagg ACCACATAGCACACATCATAGAGCTGCTAGGCAATATCCCAAGGCACTTTGCTCTATCTGGAAAATATTCTCGGGAATTCTTCAATCGCAGAG gAGAACTTCGACACATTACCAAACTGAAACCTTGGAGCCTCTTTGATGTTCTCGTGGAGAAGTATGGTTGGCCTCAGGAGGATGCTGCAGAGTTTACAGATTTCCTGATTCCAATGCTAGAAATGGTTCCGGAAAAACGAGCCTCAGCTGGTGAATGCCTTCGGCACCCTTGGTTGAATTCTTAG
- the SRPK2 gene encoding SRSF protein kinase 2 isoform X4 yields MMQIKQKIELLMSVNSEKSSSSERPEPQQKVPSAPPPPPPPPPPPPPLPEPAPPEPEEEILGSDDEEQEDPADYCKGGYHPVKIGDLFNGRYHVIRKLGWGHFSTVWLCWDMQGKRFVAMKVVKSAQHYTETALDEIKLLKCVRESDPNDPNKDMVVQLIDDFKISGMNGIHVCMVFEVLGHHLLKWIIKSNYQGLPIRCVKSIIQQVLQGLDYLHSKCKIIHTDIKPENILMCVDDTYVRRMAAEATEWQKAGAPPPSGSAVSTAPQQKPIGKISKNKKKKLKKKQKRQAELLEKRLQEIEELEREAERKKIEENITSIVSSNEQEDEYHPEVKLKTVELEEVADEEPGNEDGETEDQDEKEDTEKENTEKDDDVEQDLVNSESTEPAWIESPKTNGHVINGPFLLEEQLEDDDEEEEECPNAEQYNLDEPNAKSDYTYSSPYEQFNGELPNGRHKIAESQFSEFSASVFPGGLDSVACGSAVSEESTITEREESIPSHDRSRTVSASSTGDLPKTKTRAADLLVNPLDPRNADKIRVKIADLGNACWVHKHFTEDIQTRQYRSIEVLIGAGYSTPADIWSTACMAFELATGDYLFEPHSGEDYSRDEDHIAHIIELLGNIPRHFALSGKYSREFFNRRDHIALIIELLGKIPRKYAMVGKYSKEFFTKKGELRHITKLKPWSLFDVLVEKYGWPQEDAAEFTDFLIPMLEMVPEKRASAGECLRHPWLNS; encoded by the exons GCCAGAGCCTCAACAAAAAGTTCcttctgcaccaccaccacctcctcctccaccaccacctcctccacctCTCCCAGAGCCAGCACCACCGGAACCAGAGGAGGAAATTCTGGGATCTGATGATGAAGAGCAAGAAGATCCTGCAGATTATTGCAAAG gaGGCTATCATCCAGTGAAAATTGGAGATCTTTTCAATGGCCGGTACCATGTCATCAGGAAGTTAGGATGGGGACACTTTTCTACTGTCTGGCTATGCTGGGATATGCA ggggaaacgGTTTGTTGCAATGAAGGTTGTGAAAAGTGCGCAACACtatacagagacagccttggatGAAATAAAGTTGCTTAAATGT GTCCGTGAAAGTGACCCTAATGATCCAAATAAAGACATGGTTGTACAGTTAATTGATGACTTTAAAATTTCTGGAATGAATGGAATTC ATGTCTGTATGGTTTTCGAAGTCCTTGgacatcatcttttaaaatggatAATTAAGTCCAACTATCAGGGCCTTCCTATCCGTTGTGTGAAAAGTATAATACAACAG GTATTGCAGGGCTTAGATTATCTTCATAGCAAATGTAAGATCATCCATACGGATATCAAACCAGAAAACATCTTGATGTGCGTGGATGACACCTATGTCCGTAGAATGGCTGCAGAAGCTACCGAGTGGCAGAAGGCTggtgctcctcctccttctggctcAGCAG TGAGTACAGCTCCACAGCAAAAGCCT ATTGGAAAGATatctaaaaacaaaaagaagaaactgaaaaaaaagcaaaagaggcAAGCTGAGTTGTTAGAAAAGCGTTTGCAGGAAATAGAAGAACTGGAGcgagaagcagagaggaaaaaaatagaagaaaatataaCCTCTATTGTATCATCTAATGAACAAGAGGATGAATACCACCCAGAAGTCAAGCTAAAAACTGTAGAGTTAGAGGAGGTAGCAGATGAAGAACCTGGGAATGAGGATG GTGAAACAGAAGATCAAGATGAAAAAGaagacacagaaaaagaaaatacagagaaAGATGATGATGTTGAACAAGACCTTGTCAACTCCGAGTCCACGGAGCCTGCTTGGATAGAATCCCCTAAAACCAATGGCCATGTTATAAACGGTCCTTTCTTATTGGAAGAACAGttagaagatgatgatgaagaagaagaggaatgcCCAAATGCTGAGCAATATAATCTTGATGAGCCAAATGCAAAAAGTGATTACACTTACAGTAGCCCTTATGAACAATTTAATGGTGAATTGCCAAATGGACGTCATAAAATTGCTGAATCACAGTTTTCGGAATTCTCGGCTTCTGTATTTCCTGGAGGTTTAGATTCTGTAGCTTGTGGTTCTGCTGTTTCTGAAGAGTCAACTATAACTGAAAGAGAGGAAAGTATTCCTTCGCATGATAGGAGCAGGACAGTTTCAGCATCTAGTACTGGAGATTTGCCAAAaa CAAAAACTCGTGCAGCTGACCTACTGGTGAATCCACTTGATCCAAGAAATGCAGATAAAATTAGAGTTAAAATTGCTGACCTGGGAAACGCTTGCTGGGTG cATAAACATTTCACAGAAGACATCCAGACACGACAATATAGATCAATAGAGGTTTTAATAGGAGCAGGTTACAGCACACCTGCTGATATCTGGAGCACAGCATGCATG GCATTTGAGCTAGCAACCGGTGATTATTTGTTTGAACCCCATTCCGGtgaagattattccagagatgagg ACCACATAGCACACATCATAGAGCTGCTAGGCAATATCCCAAGGCACTTTGCTCTATCTGGAAAATATTCTCGGGAATTCTTCAATCGCAGAG ATCACATAGCATTGATCATTGAACTGCTGGGGAAAATCCCTCGAAAATACGCTATGGTGGGGAAATATTCCAAGGAGTTTTTCACCAAAAAAG gAGAACTTCGACACATTACCAAACTGAAACCTTGGAGCCTCTTTGATGTTCTCGTGGAGAAGTATGGTTGGCCTCAGGAGGATGCTGCAGAGTTTACAGATTTCCTGATTCCAATGCTAGAAATGGTTCCGGAAAAACGAGCCTCAGCTGGTGAATGCCTTCGGCACCCTTGGTTGAATTCTTAG
- the SRPK2 gene encoding SRSF protein kinase 2 isoform X8, protein MLGPEPQQKVPSAPPPPPPPPPPPPPLPEPAPPEPEEEILGSDDEEQEDPADYCKGGYHPVKIGDLFNGRYHVIRKLGWGHFSTVWLCWDMQGKRFVAMKVVKSAQHYTETALDEIKLLKCVRESDPNDPNKDMVVQLIDDFKISGMNGIHVCMVFEVLGHHLLKWIIKSNYQGLPIRCVKSIIQQVLQGLDYLHSKCKIIHTDIKPENILMCVDDTYVRRMAAEATEWQKAGAPPPSGSAVSTAPQQKPIGKISKNKKKKLKKKQKRQAELLEKRLQEIEELEREAERKKIEENITSIVSSNEQEDEYHPEVKLKTVELEEVADEEPGNEDGETEDQDEKEDTEKENTEKDDDVEQDLVNSESTEPAWIESPKTNGHVINGPFLLEEQLEDDDEEEEECPNAEQYNLDEPNAKSDYTYSSPYEQFNGELPNGRHKIAESQFSEFSASVFPGGLDSVACGSAVSEESTITEREESIPSHDRSRTVSASSTGDLPKTKTRAADLLVNPLDPRNADKIRVKIADLGNACWVHKHFTEDIQTRQYRSIEVLIGAGYSTPADIWSTACMAFELATGDYLFEPHSGEDYSRDEDHIAHIIELLGNIPRHFALSGKYSREFFNRRDHIALIIELLGKIPRKYAMVGKYSKEFFTKKGELRHITKLKPWSLFDVLVEKYGWPQEDAAEFTDFLIPMLEMVPEKRASAGECLRHPWLNS, encoded by the exons GCCAGAGCCTCAACAAAAAGTTCcttctgcaccaccaccacctcctcctccaccaccacctcctccacctCTCCCAGAGCCAGCACCACCGGAACCAGAGGAGGAAATTCTGGGATCTGATGATGAAGAGCAAGAAGATCCTGCAGATTATTGCAAAG gaGGCTATCATCCAGTGAAAATTGGAGATCTTTTCAATGGCCGGTACCATGTCATCAGGAAGTTAGGATGGGGACACTTTTCTACTGTCTGGCTATGCTGGGATATGCA ggggaaacgGTTTGTTGCAATGAAGGTTGTGAAAAGTGCGCAACACtatacagagacagccttggatGAAATAAAGTTGCTTAAATGT GTCCGTGAAAGTGACCCTAATGATCCAAATAAAGACATGGTTGTACAGTTAATTGATGACTTTAAAATTTCTGGAATGAATGGAATTC ATGTCTGTATGGTTTTCGAAGTCCTTGgacatcatcttttaaaatggatAATTAAGTCCAACTATCAGGGCCTTCCTATCCGTTGTGTGAAAAGTATAATACAACAG GTATTGCAGGGCTTAGATTATCTTCATAGCAAATGTAAGATCATCCATACGGATATCAAACCAGAAAACATCTTGATGTGCGTGGATGACACCTATGTCCGTAGAATGGCTGCAGAAGCTACCGAGTGGCAGAAGGCTggtgctcctcctccttctggctcAGCAG TGAGTACAGCTCCACAGCAAAAGCCT ATTGGAAAGATatctaaaaacaaaaagaagaaactgaaaaaaaagcaaaagaggcAAGCTGAGTTGTTAGAAAAGCGTTTGCAGGAAATAGAAGAACTGGAGcgagaagcagagaggaaaaaaatagaagaaaatataaCCTCTATTGTATCATCTAATGAACAAGAGGATGAATACCACCCAGAAGTCAAGCTAAAAACTGTAGAGTTAGAGGAGGTAGCAGATGAAGAACCTGGGAATGAGGATG GTGAAACAGAAGATCAAGATGAAAAAGaagacacagaaaaagaaaatacagagaaAGATGATGATGTTGAACAAGACCTTGTCAACTCCGAGTCCACGGAGCCTGCTTGGATAGAATCCCCTAAAACCAATGGCCATGTTATAAACGGTCCTTTCTTATTGGAAGAACAGttagaagatgatgatgaagaagaagaggaatgcCCAAATGCTGAGCAATATAATCTTGATGAGCCAAATGCAAAAAGTGATTACACTTACAGTAGCCCTTATGAACAATTTAATGGTGAATTGCCAAATGGACGTCATAAAATTGCTGAATCACAGTTTTCGGAATTCTCGGCTTCTGTATTTCCTGGAGGTTTAGATTCTGTAGCTTGTGGTTCTGCTGTTTCTGAAGAGTCAACTATAACTGAAAGAGAGGAAAGTATTCCTTCGCATGATAGGAGCAGGACAGTTTCAGCATCTAGTACTGGAGATTTGCCAAAaa CAAAAACTCGTGCAGCTGACCTACTGGTGAATCCACTTGATCCAAGAAATGCAGATAAAATTAGAGTTAAAATTGCTGACCTGGGAAACGCTTGCTGGGTG cATAAACATTTCACAGAAGACATCCAGACACGACAATATAGATCAATAGAGGTTTTAATAGGAGCAGGTTACAGCACACCTGCTGATATCTGGAGCACAGCATGCATG GCATTTGAGCTAGCAACCGGTGATTATTTGTTTGAACCCCATTCCGGtgaagattattccagagatgagg ACCACATAGCACACATCATAGAGCTGCTAGGCAATATCCCAAGGCACTTTGCTCTATCTGGAAAATATTCTCGGGAATTCTTCAATCGCAGAG ATCACATAGCATTGATCATTGAACTGCTGGGGAAAATCCCTCGAAAATACGCTATGGTGGGGAAATATTCCAAGGAGTTTTTCACCAAAAAAG gAGAACTTCGACACATTACCAAACTGAAACCTTGGAGCCTCTTTGATGTTCTCGTGGAGAAGTATGGTTGGCCTCAGGAGGATGCTGCAGAGTTTACAGATTTCCTGATTCCAATGCTAGAAATGGTTCCGGAAAAACGAGCCTCAGCTGGTGAATGCCTTCGGCACCCTTGGTTGAATTCTTAG
- the SRPK2 gene encoding SRSF protein kinase 2 isoform X6: MSVNSEKSSSSERPEPQQKVPSAPPPPPPPPPPPPPLPEPAPPEPEEEILGSDDEEQEDPADYCKGGYHPVKIGDLFNGRYHVIRKLGWGHFSTVWLCWDMQGKRFVAMKVVKSAQHYTETALDEIKLLKCVRESDPNDPNKDMVVQLIDDFKISGMNGIHVCMVFEVLGHHLLKWIIKSNYQGLPIRCVKSIIQQVLQGLDYLHSKCKIIHTDIKPENILMCVDDTYVRRMAAEATEWQKAGAPPPSGSAVSTAPQQKPIGKISKNKKKKLKKKQKRQAELLEKRLQEIEELEREAERKKIEENITSIVSSNEQEDEYHPEVKLKTVELEEVADEEPGNEDGETEDQDEKEDTEKENTEKDDDVEQDLVNSESTEPAWIESPKTNGHVINGPFLLEEQLEDDDEEEEECPNAEQYNLDEPNAKSDYTYSSPYEQFNGELPNGRHKIAESQFSEFSASVFPGGLDSVACGSAVSEESTITEREESIPSHDRSRTVSASSTGDLPKTKTRAADLLVNPLDPRNADKIRVKIADLGNACWVHKHFTEDIQTRQYRSIEVLIGAGYSTPADIWSTACMAFELATGDYLFEPHSGEDYSRDEDHIAHIIELLGNIPRHFALSGKYSREFFNRRDHIALIIELLGKIPRKYAMVGKYSKEFFTKKGELRHITKLKPWSLFDVLVEKYGWPQEDAAEFTDFLIPMLEMVPEKRASAGECLRHPWLNS, from the exons GCCAGAGCCTCAACAAAAAGTTCcttctgcaccaccaccacctcctcctccaccaccacctcctccacctCTCCCAGAGCCAGCACCACCGGAACCAGAGGAGGAAATTCTGGGATCTGATGATGAAGAGCAAGAAGATCCTGCAGATTATTGCAAAG gaGGCTATCATCCAGTGAAAATTGGAGATCTTTTCAATGGCCGGTACCATGTCATCAGGAAGTTAGGATGGGGACACTTTTCTACTGTCTGGCTATGCTGGGATATGCA ggggaaacgGTTTGTTGCAATGAAGGTTGTGAAAAGTGCGCAACACtatacagagacagccttggatGAAATAAAGTTGCTTAAATGT GTCCGTGAAAGTGACCCTAATGATCCAAATAAAGACATGGTTGTACAGTTAATTGATGACTTTAAAATTTCTGGAATGAATGGAATTC ATGTCTGTATGGTTTTCGAAGTCCTTGgacatcatcttttaaaatggatAATTAAGTCCAACTATCAGGGCCTTCCTATCCGTTGTGTGAAAAGTATAATACAACAG GTATTGCAGGGCTTAGATTATCTTCATAGCAAATGTAAGATCATCCATACGGATATCAAACCAGAAAACATCTTGATGTGCGTGGATGACACCTATGTCCGTAGAATGGCTGCAGAAGCTACCGAGTGGCAGAAGGCTggtgctcctcctccttctggctcAGCAG TGAGTACAGCTCCACAGCAAAAGCCT ATTGGAAAGATatctaaaaacaaaaagaagaaactgaaaaaaaagcaaaagaggcAAGCTGAGTTGTTAGAAAAGCGTTTGCAGGAAATAGAAGAACTGGAGcgagaagcagagaggaaaaaaatagaagaaaatataaCCTCTATTGTATCATCTAATGAACAAGAGGATGAATACCACCCAGAAGTCAAGCTAAAAACTGTAGAGTTAGAGGAGGTAGCAGATGAAGAACCTGGGAATGAGGATG GTGAAACAGAAGATCAAGATGAAAAAGaagacacagaaaaagaaaatacagagaaAGATGATGATGTTGAACAAGACCTTGTCAACTCCGAGTCCACGGAGCCTGCTTGGATAGAATCCCCTAAAACCAATGGCCATGTTATAAACGGTCCTTTCTTATTGGAAGAACAGttagaagatgatgatgaagaagaagaggaatgcCCAAATGCTGAGCAATATAATCTTGATGAGCCAAATGCAAAAAGTGATTACACTTACAGTAGCCCTTATGAACAATTTAATGGTGAATTGCCAAATGGACGTCATAAAATTGCTGAATCACAGTTTTCGGAATTCTCGGCTTCTGTATTTCCTGGAGGTTTAGATTCTGTAGCTTGTGGTTCTGCTGTTTCTGAAGAGTCAACTATAACTGAAAGAGAGGAAAGTATTCCTTCGCATGATAGGAGCAGGACAGTTTCAGCATCTAGTACTGGAGATTTGCCAAAaa CAAAAACTCGTGCAGCTGACCTACTGGTGAATCCACTTGATCCAAGAAATGCAGATAAAATTAGAGTTAAAATTGCTGACCTGGGAAACGCTTGCTGGGTG cATAAACATTTCACAGAAGACATCCAGACACGACAATATAGATCAATAGAGGTTTTAATAGGAGCAGGTTACAGCACACCTGCTGATATCTGGAGCACAGCATGCATG GCATTTGAGCTAGCAACCGGTGATTATTTGTTTGAACCCCATTCCGGtgaagattattccagagatgagg ACCACATAGCACACATCATAGAGCTGCTAGGCAATATCCCAAGGCACTTTGCTCTATCTGGAAAATATTCTCGGGAATTCTTCAATCGCAGAG ATCACATAGCATTGATCATTGAACTGCTGGGGAAAATCCCTCGAAAATACGCTATGGTGGGGAAATATTCCAAGGAGTTTTTCACCAAAAAAG gAGAACTTCGACACATTACCAAACTGAAACCTTGGAGCCTCTTTGATGTTCTCGTGGAGAAGTATGGTTGGCCTCAGGAGGATGCTGCAGAGTTTACAGATTTCCTGATTCCAATGCTAGAAATGGTTCCGGAAAAACGAGCCTCAGCTGGTGAATGCCTTCGGCACCCTTGGTTGAATTCTTAG